Part of the Chrysiogenia bacterium genome, ACGTAGTCGATGCCGCTCATTCGTGCTTTCCGACCTTCGTTCCCATTTTGTAGGTCGCCGTGCCGGTGGCGATGAGCTTGCCCTCGGCGTCCTCGATGTCCACGTCCACAACGACGATGCTGCGCCCGCGCTTTCGCACGCGTCCGGTGGCAATCACGTCCTTGCCCGGCGCGCCGGCCGAGAGATAGTTGGTCAGCAGGTTGAGCGTGGCGGCATTGAGGCTCTCGATCTTTTCAAAATCCGAGAGCGCAGCGACGCCTGCGGCCAGATCGATGAGCGCAGCAATGGCACCCCCGTGCAGGACGTTGAGAGTGCGCCCCAGGTGCTCGGCCCAGGGAAGGCGCACGCTGGCCTCGTCGACGCTCATGGAATCGATCTGAATCCCGAGGGTCTTCGCAAAAGGCGCGTTTTCGAAAAATGGGCGGATACGCGCCAGGTGCTCTTCAATGGTCTCGCTTCGTTTGCTCTCTGCCATGCCCCCTTTGTAGCGCGCCCGGAGGCCCCGTTCCACCGGTTGCCGCGGGTGGGGGCACCGCGATAGGCTGCGCCCCGGCGGGGATCAGCCCGCCTCCACCTGGAAGGCACCAAACCCCATGAGTGACACCGAACAGCCCATCATGCTCGACGAGGGCTCGCCCTGGACCATGCACCTCGAAATCGCCCGCGCCGCAGCCCAGGAGGCCGGCGCCATCCAGCTCGAAAACTACGGCACCATCGAAAAGTTCGAGAACAAGGGCGAGGTAGACCTGCTTACCCACGTCGATCTGGCCAGCGAAAAAGTCATCAAAGATGCCATTCGCCGCCATTACCCCGACCACGAGATTCTGGCCGAGGAAAGCGACCTCGAATCGGGCAGCGACAGCGACTTTCGCTGGGTCATCGATCCGCTTGACGGGACGACCAACTACACCCACGCCTACCCATTTTTTGGCCCGAGCATCGCGCTTCTTCACAAGGGCGAACCGGTGATCGGCGTGGTGCTGCTCCCACTCATCAATGAAGAATTTACCGCCATCAAGGGTGACGGCGCCTATCTCAACGGCAAGCCGATCTCGGTGAGCAAGGTGGACGACCCCGCAAAGTCGCTCTTCTGCACGGGCTTTCC contains:
- a CDS encoding PaaI family thioesterase, with protein sequence MAESKRSETIEEHLARIRPFFENAPFAKTLGIQIDSMSVDEASVRLPWAEHLGRTLNVLHGGAIAALIDLAAGVAALSDFEKIESLNAATLNLLTNYLSAGAPGKDVIATGRVRKRGRSIVVVDVDIEDAEGKLIATGTATYKMGTKVGKHE
- a CDS encoding inositol monophosphatase, with translation MHLEIARAAAQEAGAIQLENYGTIEKFENKGEVDLLTHVDLASEKVIKDAIRRHYPDHEILAEESDLESGSDSDFRWVIDPLDGTTNYTHAYPFFGPSIALLHKGEPVIGVVLLPLINEEFTAIKGDGAYLNGKPISVSKVDDPAKSLFCTGFPYDRKERPDYYIAKFREFMKLGHGVRRAGAAAVDLCYVACGRIDGFWEERLKAWDVAAGSLLVREAGGTITMFDGGDLDIYGDNVIASNGKIHETMIETIRNV